The proteins below come from a single Panicum hallii strain FIL2 chromosome 7, PHallii_v3.1, whole genome shotgun sequence genomic window:
- the LOC112900648 gene encoding amino acid transporter AVT1I-like: MAATTTTTGAGDNNADLPPPPSSASDKTGFLKTCFNGVNALSGIGLLSIPYALSQGGWSSLAVFLAIAVICCYTGILLQRCMDASALVTTYPDIGALAFGRRGRLAVAAFMYLELYLVAVDFLILEGDNLHKLFPGAGFRLGGLRVGSKQGFVLAATLAVLPTTWFSSLGVLAYAAAGGALASVVLIAAVMWVAVFDGVGFHERGRLVHWAGMPSAVSLYSFCFSGHAVFPMIYNGMKDRKRFPTVLFICFVVSTLSYGFMGVIGYLMYGEALMSQVTLNLPPGKVSSKVAIYTTLVNPLTKYALVVTPIAEAVEAALGVRKSRLLCVLVRTALVVGTAVVALAVPFFADVVALTGALLSCTATMLLPSLCYLRVRAKLGYKKPWLETAACVVIAAVGTAIVVLGTYSSVKQIVQRLNFTSTVLDEGTTSVFGSWICIANGSGGFNGHLADTRKPEASAANRCSDLDEFVDNLDELLLPDLGEKIERMSIFDAT, translated from the exons atggccgccaccaccaccaccaccggcgCCGGCGACAATAATGCCgatcttcctccgccgccgtcgtctgCAAGTGACAAGACAGGCTTCCTCAAGACCTGCTTCAATGGAGTCAATGCTCTCTCAG GGATCGGGCTGCTTTCCATCCCCTACGCGCTGTCGCAGGGCGGCTGGTCCAGCCTCGCCGTCTTCCTCGCCATCGCCGTCATCTGCTGCTACACGGGCATCCTCCTGCAGCGCTGCATGGACGCCAGCGCGCTCGTCACCACCTACCCGGACATCGGCGCGCTGGCGTTCGGCCGCCGGGgccgcctcgccgtcgccgccttcatGTACCTCGAGCTCTACCTCGTCGCTGTCGACTTCCTCATCCTCGAGGGCGACAACCTGCACAAGCTGTTCCCGGGCGCGGGCTTCCGGCTCGGCGGCCTCAGGGTCGGCTCCAAGCAGGGGTTCGTGCTGGCCGCCACGCTCGCCGTGCTCCCGACCACGTGGTTCAGCAGCCTCGGCGTGCTCGCGTACGCTGCCGCGGGGGGCGCGCTCGCGTCCGTCGTCCTCATCGCCGCCGTCATGTGGGTCGCCGTGTTCGACGGGGTCGGGTTCCACGAGCGGGGCAGGCTCGTGCACTGGGCCGGCATGCCGAGCGCCGTCAGCCTCTACTCCTTCTGCTTCAGCGGCCACGCCGTCTTCCCCATGATCTACAACGGGATGAAGGACAGGAAGAGGTTCCCGACGGTGCTCTTCATCTGCTTCGTCGTGAGCACGCTCAGCTACGGCTTCATGGGCGTCATTGGGTACCTCATGTACGGCGAAGCGCTCATGTCGCAGGTCACCCTCAACCTCCCGCCCGGGAAGGTGAGCTCCAAGGTCGCCATCTACACGACGCTGGTGAACCCGCTGACCAAGTACGCGCTGGTGGTGACCCCCATCGCCGAGGCCGTCGAGGCGGCGCTCGGCGTCCGCAAGAGCCGGCTCCTCTGCGTCCTCGTCCGGACGGCGCTCGTCGTCGGCACCGCCGTTGTCGCGCTGGCCGTTCCCTTCTTCGCCGACGTCGTCGCGCTCACCGGCGCGCTCCTCAGCTGCACAGCCACCATGCTGCTGCCGAGCCTGTGCTACCTCAGGGTCCGAGCCAAGCTCGGGTATAAGAAGCCGTGGCTGGAGACGGCGGCTTGCGTGGTCATTGCCGCAGTTGGCACGGCCATTGTTGTGCTAGGCACCTACAGCTCTGTAAAGCAAATCGTCCAGAGGCTTAA cttcaccagcaccgtgcttGATGAGGGCACAACGTCCGttttcggctcctggatctgcatcgccaacggctCGGGTGGTTTCAACGGCCACCTAGCCGACaccaggaagccggaggcctctgcaGCAAATCGATGCAGCGATCTCGACGAGTTCgtcgacaacctcgatgagttgctgctccctgaTCTCGGCGAGAAGATCGAGAGGATGTCCATTTTTGACGCGACTTGA